CAATTTTTTACAAAGCAATCAAGTCTTGGTAGCAAACCAAAAAGCGTACTTGTATGCAATGATTATGCTTTAAGTTTGGTTAATAAGCTTAAAGAACCAAAAAATATCAGTGTAGAAGATTTTGTTTTGTTAAAAGCAATATCGGATGGAAGATTTGATTATTTAAAACTTGAAAAAAAATATTTAGATGATAAATTACACTTAAATATGAAAAATTTTAATATGATAGATATTATTGAAGTATTGAGAAACTTTAACCCTGATTTGAATAGAATTATGGCTGATTTATACTTAATTGAAAATAAGCCAGAAAAAGCAATCAGGACTTTTACAAATATTAACGATTATAATGCTCAAGATTACTATAAAATGGCATTATGTTACTTATTTCTTGGCTATAAAAATCAAGCAGATGATTATCTGACAAAATCTATACTTCTAAATAAAAATACCAAAGATAGCAATATAAATCCTTTGTTTGCAAAACTTATTATTCAAATTATGAATAAAAATCTTAATGGTATGCAAGATTTAACAAAAAAAGTCAACTCTAATAAAGGTTTGTTATCTTTTGATATAGAGGTTAAAAAATGAAAAAAGTATTACTAATTGTTTTTTTGATTTTCTTTCTGGTTTTTATAGCTTTTACTTCTTTTGTAGTTTCATTATACATTGATACAAATAAAGACTTTCAAACACTTATGAGCGGTAGTTTTTTTCCTGTACCTACTACCGTTTATGACTCTTCAGGCAAAAAAATAGCTATTTTTGGCGCCCAGCGCAGGCAAGTTGTAAGTTTTGATCAAATTTCCAATAATATGAAAAAAGCTATACTTGCAGCAGAAGATGCCAGATTTTACGAACATGGCCCAATTAGTTTTAGGGCTATTGGCAGGGCTTTGGTTGAAGATATAATACATGGGCGTATTGTACAAGGTGGAAGTACCATTACCCAACAGCTTGTTAAAAATCTTTACCTCACACCATCAAAAACCATATACAGGAAGTTGAAAGAAGCGGTATTAGCTTATAAAATTGCTAATCATTTAACAAAAAATGAGATTCTAGCTTTATATCTTAATACTGTATATTTTGGAAATGGCGCATACGGTATAGAATCTGCAAGTGAAATTTATTTTGATAAGCACGCAAGTGATTTAACTATTGCAGAATCAGCTATGCTTGCTGGACTTGTTCAGGCTCCAAATGCCTACAATCCATATTACCATCCAGAATTAGCTGCAAAGCGCACCATTTATGTTTTAAACAACATGCTTGAAAACCATTTTATAACAAAACAGCAATATTTAGAGGCAGTAAACTCAAAAATTGTTTTGGCCCACCAAAGCGAGATGACACGCTATGGCTACAATCCAAAAGCTGCTTATTTTATAGAATATATAAGACTTTGGCTTTTAAATAAGTATGGGGAAGATGTTGTAAATAAAGGCGGATTGAAAGTTTATACCACCCTTGATATGAATATGCAGCGCGACGCATATAATGCAGTAAGAAATGGTATACTAAGGTTGTCTGGCGGCAAATACAATGGTCTTGAGTCTGCTTTGATTTCGATTGATCCAAAAAATGGTTATGTAAAGGCTTTAGTGGGTGGGTTTGATTACCAGATTAGCCAGTATAATAGAGCAATTCAAGCAAAAAGACAACCTGGGAGTGCTTTTAAGCCTATAGTTTATCTAACTGCACTTGAACAAGGTTGGAAACCCACAGATACTATTGCTGATGAGCCTATAGAGTTTAAAACAGGCAACAAAATTTGGAGACCAGAAAACTATTCCCATACATTTCATGGTCAGGTTACACTACAATATGCTTTAGCACATTCTGTCAATGTAGCTACTATTAATTTGCTTTCAAAAGTAGGCGTTGAAAATGTTATTGCCAATGCGAGAAAACTAGGTATAACAGAACATATACCAGATAACTTAACTATTGCTTTGGGGTCATTTTCTACAACTTTAGCACAACTAACAAGAGCATACTGCGCATTTGATAATATGGGGTATTTGCCAAAATTAATATTCATAACAAAAATTGTTGATAAAAATGGAAATGTAATTTACGAAGACAAACCTGAATTAAAAAATGTATTTCCTCAAGATGTTGGTTATGTGCTTGTAAAAATGATGCAAGATGTAATAAAAGAAGGTACAGGTGTAGCTGCACAAGCACTTGGAAGGCCAGCTGCAGGTAAAACTGGTACAACAAATGAATCGCGGGATAACTGGTTTATTGGTTTTACGCCACAACTAGTAACAGGTGTTTGGGTAGGTTATGATGATAACCGCTCGTGCGGACCCACTGCAGTAGGTGCTACAATGGCTTTGCCTATATGGCTAAATTATATGCAAAATGCATTGGCTGGAAAACCTGTGGAAAACTGGCAGCCACCTTCTAATTTACCTGCATGGGCTCAAGCGCTATATTTAAATCAGAATGTTACAAATGCCACAAACTCTACTAATGAAACGCTAACAAATGCCACAAACGCAACAAATTATTAACACAGGTACTCAAAAGCGCATTGATTCATATCTGGCAGAAATTTTGGATATACCAAGAAATCAAATACAAAAATGGATTGAAAAAGGTAAAGTATGCGTAAATGGCAAGGTTGTAAGCAAAAATTATAAGCTTAAAGGCGAAGAAAAAATTTCTTTTGAGCCAATTGAGTTTGAAAAACCAAACCTCAAAATTGCAGATTGTGATATTAAAATATTATATGAAGATGATTTTTTAGTTGTTGTAGATAAGCCTGCGGGTGTTGTGGTGCACCCTGGTGCTGGAAGCGAACATAAAAGTGTGGTTGG
This DNA window, taken from Desulfurella sp., encodes the following:
- a CDS encoding penicillin-binding protein 1A; this encodes MKKVLLIVFLIFFLVFIAFTSFVVSLYIDTNKDFQTLMSGSFFPVPTTVYDSSGKKIAIFGAQRRQVVSFDQISNNMKKAILAAEDARFYEHGPISFRAIGRALVEDIIHGRIVQGGSTITQQLVKNLYLTPSKTIYRKLKEAVLAYKIANHLTKNEILALYLNTVYFGNGAYGIESASEIYFDKHASDLTIAESAMLAGLVQAPNAYNPYYHPELAAKRTIYVLNNMLENHFITKQQYLEAVNSKIVLAHQSEMTRYGYNPKAAYFIEYIRLWLLNKYGEDVVNKGGLKVYTTLDMNMQRDAYNAVRNGILRLSGGKYNGLESALISIDPKNGYVKALVGGFDYQISQYNRAIQAKRQPGSAFKPIVYLTALEQGWKPTDTIADEPIEFKTGNKIWRPENYSHTFHGQVTLQYALAHSVNVATINLLSKVGVENVIANARKLGITEHIPDNLTIALGSFSTTLAQLTRAYCAFDNMGYLPKLIFITKIVDKNGNVIYEDKPELKNVFPQDVGYVLVKMMQDVIKEGTGVAAQALGRPAAGKTGTTNESRDNWFIGFTPQLVTGVWVGYDDNRSCGPTAVGATMALPIWLNYMQNALAGKPVENWQPPSNLPAWAQALYLNQNVTNATNSTNETLTNATNATNY